A single genomic interval of Syntrophobotulus glycolicus DSM 8271 harbors:
- the rpe gene encoding ribulose-phosphate 3-epimerase, which produces MPIKIAPSILSADFTKLGEEVKRVEAGGAEILHIDVMDGHFVPNMTIGPPVIKALRKVSSMKFDVHLMIERPELYLEEFVNAGADIITVHAEASIHLHRLIQQIKSMGVKAGLALNPATPIEVLTYVLQDLDMVLLMSVNPGFGGQQFIQGVLPKIVALSTIIAQVNPGCLIEVDGGINTDTISLVSRAGADIIVAGAAVFTKPDPVLAIKELLAAAE; this is translated from the coding sequence ATGCCGATTAAGATTGCACCATCGATCCTGTCAGCGGATTTTACCAAATTGGGGGAAGAGGTAAAAAGGGTTGAAGCCGGAGGGGCGGAAATCCTGCATATAGATGTTATGGACGGACATTTCGTTCCCAATATGACGATCGGACCGCCTGTGATCAAGGCTCTGCGCAAGGTATCATCAATGAAATTCGATGTTCACCTGATGATCGAGAGACCGGAGCTTTATCTTGAAGAATTTGTTAATGCCGGAGCGGATATCATTACTGTCCATGCCGAAGCCAGTATTCATCTTCACAGGCTGATTCAACAAATCAAATCTATGGGGGTCAAAGCCGGACTGGCTCTTAATCCGGCGACACCTATAGAAGTATTGACTTATGTTTTACAGGACCTGGATATGGTCCTGCTGATGTCTGTTAATCCGGGGTTTGGCGGGCAGCAGTTTATTCAGGGAGTCTTACCGAAGATTGTTGCCCTTTCCACGATTATTGCCCAGGTTAATCCCGGTTGTCTGATTGAGGTGGATGGGGGGATCAATACGGACACGATTTCCCTGGTCAGCAGGGCAGGGGCGGATATTATCGTGGCCGGAGCAGCGGTGTTCACTAAACCAGATCCTGTCCTGGCCATAAAAGAGCTGCTGGCGGCAGCCGAATAA
- the rsgA gene encoding ribosome small subunit-dependent GTPase A, protein MLLKGTLLKGYSGFYYVYSEDRVWECSLRGRFRVKKQDFIPGDKVMILSDRGIKATIEEVLARENSLIRPNIANVDQALLVLAMSTPDTDFNLLDRLLVQVAHAGIEPVIVFTKYDLARESDLSPYEYYRTIGCRVFYVSNILAQGMEEVREIVRGRVSVLAGPSGAGKSSLLNSLEPSLKLKTGSVSDKLGRGKHTTRHVELLEAAKGLIADTPGFSSLYLPPMRKEQLQEYFPEFGPYRKECRFKDCLHVKEPGCALREAVQGGEMTGLRYEHYRQFLEEVKAAENKY, encoded by the coding sequence ATGCTTTTAAAAGGGACACTGTTGAAAGGGTATTCGGGATTTTATTATGTCTATAGTGAGGACCGTGTGTGGGAATGCTCCCTGCGCGGTCGTTTTCGTGTCAAAAAGCAGGATTTCATCCCTGGGGACAAAGTCATGATTTTGTCGGATAGGGGGATCAAGGCGACAATAGAAGAAGTGTTGGCCAGGGAAAACTCTCTGATCAGACCCAATATTGCCAATGTTGATCAAGCCTTGCTTGTTTTGGCCATGAGTACTCCGGATACGGATTTTAACTTGCTGGACAGGCTGCTTGTTCAGGTTGCTCATGCGGGAATCGAACCGGTGATTGTTTTTACAAAGTATGATTTGGCTAGAGAGAGCGACCTGTCACCATATGAATATTACAGAACAATAGGGTGCAGGGTCTTTTATGTCTCCAATATTCTTGCTCAGGGTATGGAAGAAGTCCGAGAAATTGTTCGCGGCAGAGTTTCTGTTCTGGCCGGTCCATCCGGGGCCGGGAAGTCCAGTCTGCTGAATTCACTGGAACCGAGTTTGAAGCTGAAAACAGGGTCTGTCAGTGACAAGCTTGGCAGAGGGAAACATACGACCCGTCATGTCGAGCTTTTAGAGGCGGCCAAAGGGCTGATTGCCGATACCCCGGGATTTTCATCCCTCTACCTTCCCCCCATGAGAAAGGAACAGCTCCAGGAATATTTTCCTGAATTTGGACCATACCGTAAAGAGTGCCGCTTTAAGGATTGTCTTCACGTCAAAGAGCCGGGGTGCGCATTAAGAGAAGCAGTGCAGGGAGGGGAGATGACCGGCTTAAGGTATGAGCATTACCGGCAGTTTCTTGAGGAAGTAAAAGCTGCCGAAAATAAGTATTGA
- the pknB gene encoding Stk1 family PASTA domain-containing Ser/Thr kinase has protein sequence MENILGNRYKIEEKIGSGGMAIVYKAKDTLLNRPVAVKILREQFVSDEGFVRRFRREAQSAASLSHPNIVSIYDVGKENDNDYIVMEYVHGRTLKDMIRERGPLPVSEALFIIRQIGEALAHAHANEIIHRDIKPQNILVTPEGRIKVTDFGIARAVSAATLTHTGDIVGSVHYLSPEQAKGDQTTAQSDIYSLGIILYELVTGRVPYDGDTPITVALKHIQDIPELPGKLVSGISKQLDDIIMKAIAKNTNDRYKDIQELMEDINKLENGQKIEAVRLSPDESLSATRVQKRISPTGRNDGKKLSKPLIVGLALLGVFLIAGLVYGLNSFFSSEVKVPDLKGKTAEEAQAELDEQKLVMGTISKDYSSTYTLDTIMDQDPSPDSWVKENRPINITLSLGPEFLKMPDVTTGAPTKDEAEKMILDRRFSKEKIKYYEVASTTVSQGRVVSQDPSAGASWNPNSEVRIFISSGAGPSTMPNLIGLDLAVAKDSLAGYNIDLVARRSYDYNVNIVIETEPTQGRPIKPGDKIEIIYSQGPGPDGA, from the coding sequence TTGGAGAATATATTGGGAAATAGATATAAAATCGAAGAAAAAATCGGTTCAGGCGGGATGGCCATTGTCTATAAGGCTAAAGACACCCTGCTCAACAGGCCTGTCGCGGTGAAAATCCTGAGGGAGCAGTTTGTGTCTGATGAGGGATTTGTCAGACGCTTCCGGAGGGAAGCACAATCAGCGGCCAGTTTGTCTCACCCCAACATCGTTTCAATCTATGACGTGGGGAAAGAAAACGATAACGACTATATTGTGATGGAATATGTTCATGGACGAACGTTAAAGGATATGATCCGGGAACGCGGGCCGCTGCCTGTTTCGGAAGCATTATTTATCATCAGGCAAATCGGTGAGGCCCTGGCCCATGCCCATGCCAACGAAATTATTCACCGGGATATTAAACCGCAGAATATTCTTGTCACTCCTGAGGGGAGAATCAAGGTCACCGATTTTGGCATAGCCAGAGCCGTATCGGCGGCCACCCTGACCCATACCGGAGATATTGTGGGATCTGTCCACTATTTATCGCCCGAACAGGCCAAAGGGGACCAGACCACGGCTCAATCAGATATCTATTCCCTGGGGATCATTCTCTATGAACTGGTCACCGGCCGGGTGCCTTATGACGGAGATACACCGATTACGGTCGCCCTCAAACACATTCAGGATATTCCGGAGCTGCCCGGGAAACTGGTTTCCGGTATCAGCAAACAGCTTGATGACATCATTATGAAAGCCATCGCCAAAAACACAAATGACCGTTATAAGGACATCCAGGAATTAATGGAGGATATCAATAAGCTGGAAAACGGGCAGAAAATAGAGGCTGTTCGGTTAAGTCCGGATGAAAGTCTGTCGGCAACCAGAGTACAGAAAAGAATCAGCCCGACGGGCCGGAACGATGGGAAGAAACTGAGCAAGCCGCTGATTGTAGGGTTAGCCCTGCTGGGAGTTTTCCTGATTGCCGGGCTGGTTTATGGGTTGAACAGTTTTTTTTCCTCGGAGGTAAAGGTTCCTGATCTTAAAGGCAAGACAGCCGAAGAGGCCCAGGCAGAGCTTGATGAACAAAAGCTTGTGATGGGAACTATCTCTAAAGATTATAGTTCCACCTATACTCTGGATACAATAATGGACCAGGATCCTTCTCCCGATTCTTGGGTTAAAGAAAACCGTCCGATTAACATTACACTGAGTTTAGGGCCTGAATTCCTGAAAATGCCGGATGTCACAACAGGAGCCCCGACAAAGGATGAGGCCGAAAAAATGATTCTGGACAGGAGATTTTCCAAGGAGAAAATCAAATATTATGAAGTTGCCAGCACTACTGTTTCTCAGGGAAGGGTGGTCAGCCAGGATCCGTCCGCCGGTGCCAGCTGGAACCCCAACAGCGAAGTGCGAATTTTTATCAGCAGCGGAGCCGGTCCATCCACCATGCCGAATCTGATTGGGCTGGATCTTGCAGTTGCTAAAGATTCTCTTGCGGGATATAACATTGACCTTGTGGCCCGGCGGTCTTATGATTATAATGTGAATATTGTGATTGAAACAGAGCCTACTCAGGGTCGCCCGATCAAACCCGGGGACAAAATCGAAATCATCTATTCACAGGGACCGGGGCCGGACGGCGCATAA
- a CDS encoding peptidoglycan D,D-transpeptidase FtsI family protein — MTSGIRKVAMCLMFSFIFLSLGLVYWQVVRADSMLDNPANRRTVLMESRIIRGGIYDRNGVVLAATENTGQGKKRTYPQGEMFEPLLGYATVKYGAAGLESTLGKTLMGLDNSFFTQRFQELFEPEKKGNDVILTIDAKLQEAAYQGLKGKSGAVVAIDPQTGDVLALVSQPSFDPNLLEKDWESIIQQPLSPMANHAFLKFPPGSIMKVVTSEALFLAGQDTSNLYHCAGTTVINGQTFKEQNDKIHGWVNYDLALAYSCNTYFAEYGVKAGQQNFLKAAAGFGFGKSIPFELSVPESSITNSKSMPENMDINLFAASTFGQGEVMVTPFHAALITAAIANQGKMMEPHIIDRVVDYKQNTIYTSEAKVWLNPLRQEDAQKVKSAMILAVNSGTAAPGGIAGVQVAAKTGSAETGDNGSNTHGWYIAFAPADNPVIAVAVLAEHGGTGGAAAAPIAKAVMEKALEGKVGGR, encoded by the coding sequence ATGACCAGTGGAATTCGCAAAGTAGCGATGTGTCTGATGTTCAGCTTTATTTTCCTAAGCTTGGGTCTGGTCTATTGGCAGGTTGTTCGGGCAGATTCTATGCTGGATAATCCGGCCAACAGGCGGACTGTTCTGATGGAAAGCAGGATTATCCGCGGCGGAATTTATGATCGAAACGGCGTAGTTTTGGCCGCAACGGAAAATACCGGTCAAGGGAAAAAGAGAACTTATCCTCAGGGGGAAATGTTTGAACCTCTTCTGGGCTATGCTACGGTAAAATACGGGGCGGCCGGTCTGGAATCAACACTGGGAAAGACTTTAATGGGGCTTGACAACAGCTTTTTTACCCAGAGGTTTCAGGAATTGTTTGAACCGGAAAAGAAGGGGAATGATGTTATTCTAACCATTGATGCCAAACTTCAGGAAGCCGCTTATCAGGGACTGAAAGGAAAGAGCGGCGCTGTGGTCGCCATAGATCCGCAAACCGGTGATGTTTTGGCCTTAGTCAGCCAGCCCAGCTTTGATCCCAATCTTCTGGAAAAGGACTGGGAGAGCATTATTCAGCAGCCTTTAAGCCCAATGGCTAATCATGCTTTTCTAAAATTTCCTCCCGGGTCAATTATGAAGGTGGTTACTTCGGAAGCGCTTTTCCTGGCGGGTCAGGATACATCTAATCTTTATCACTGTGCGGGAACGACAGTAATCAATGGTCAAACCTTTAAAGAACAAAATGATAAAATTCATGGCTGGGTGAATTATGATCTGGCTTTGGCTTATTCTTGCAATACTTATTTTGCTGAGTACGGGGTTAAAGCAGGGCAGCAGAATTTTTTGAAAGCGGCGGCAGGCTTCGGTTTTGGAAAGAGCATACCGTTTGAACTCAGTGTCCCGGAAAGCTCAATCACAAATTCTAAAAGCATGCCGGAGAATATGGATATCAATTTATTCGCGGCCAGTACTTTTGGTCAGGGGGAAGTCATGGTTACCCCCTTTCATGCGGCTTTGATCACAGCGGCCATCGCCAATCAGGGAAAGATGATGGAACCGCATATTATTGACAGAGTGGTGGATTACAAGCAAAATACGATATATACGAGCGAGGCAAAAGTCTGGCTCAACCCTCTAAGGCAAGAGGATGCTCAAAAAGTAAAAAGCGCCATGATCTTGGCGGTAAATAGCGGAACAGCCGCACCTGGAGGTATAGCAGGAGTCCAGGTGGCGGCCAAGACAGGTTCGGCGGAAACAGGGGATAATGGCAGCAATACGCATGGCTGGTATATCGCTTTTGCACCGGCCGATAACCCGGTGATTGCGGTGGCTGTGCTGGCCGAACATGGTGGAACAGGAGGAGCGGCGGCAGCTCCGATCGCAAAAGCTGTAATGGAAAAAGCGCTGGAAGGAAAGGTAGGCGGCAGGTAA
- a CDS encoding FtsW/RodA/SpoVE family cell cycle protein, with the protein MRNSIIFRFLTLLILWVGLGVLKLNGNAVPENIWQAVVFSLLVLLGLILELTRKSREDFLILPVVQTILVIGLVFLVRIDPELAGAQFFWANLGHITYYFILFGIKDYSKLGQYQYLWGLLALILLLVTLVFGFSINGSTSWIKIGGIGLEPEELVKVTLLLFLAGYLDQKKELLSIGTVQFGRLSLPDKKAIGPFAMLSFLVLALLAAQKSLGTAMVFFFFILLMIYMVTERKIYLIMSLPLIALTGTAGYFLFSHVRLRFSVWLNPWLSSSGGGYQISQSLFAISGGYVTGTGLGNGIGAFQIPASSTDFIFSVIAEETGFMGAMALISLYIIVVMRAFTVSMRAPDRFGRILAGGIGIIIAIESLIILAGVTKLLPLTGIPLPWVSYGGSSMLVHFLLLGILANISRHTGRRIADAAKGKQVKAI; encoded by the coding sequence TTTAGGAGTACTAAAACTTAATGGCAATGCCGTACCGGAGAATATCTGGCAGGCTGTGGTATTTTCCCTGCTTGTCTTGCTGGGTTTGATTTTGGAACTTACACGAAAAAGCCGGGAAGATTTCCTGATTCTTCCTGTTGTACAGACGATTTTGGTCATTGGCCTTGTTTTTCTGGTCAGAATTGATCCGGAACTGGCAGGGGCCCAATTTTTCTGGGCTAATCTGGGCCATATCACATATTATTTTATTCTGTTTGGAATAAAAGATTACAGCAAGCTCGGACAATATCAATACCTTTGGGGTCTGCTGGCGTTAATTCTTCTTTTGGTCACACTTGTCTTCGGATTCAGTATTAACGGTTCTACCAGCTGGATCAAAATCGGGGGTATCGGCCTGGAACCTGAAGAGCTTGTAAAAGTAACCCTTCTATTGTTCCTGGCGGGGTATCTTGATCAAAAGAAAGAGCTGTTAAGCATTGGAACAGTGCAGTTTGGCAGGCTGTCCCTGCCTGATAAAAAAGCGATTGGTCCTTTTGCCATGCTGAGTTTTTTGGTCCTCGCCCTGTTGGCGGCTCAAAAGAGTCTAGGTACGGCAATGGTGTTTTTCTTTTTTATTCTTTTGATGATTTACATGGTGACAGAACGGAAAATCTACCTGATCATGTCTTTGCCACTCATTGCTCTGACGGGAACAGCGGGATATTTCCTGTTCAGCCATGTTCGCTTAAGATTTTCGGTATGGCTTAATCCCTGGCTAAGTTCTTCCGGCGGAGGATATCAAATCAGCCAGTCTCTCTTTGCGATCAGCGGCGGCTATGTGACGGGAACAGGGCTGGGAAACGGGATCGGGGCTTTCCAGATACCGGCATCCAGCACAGATTTCATCTTTTCGGTCATTGCCGAGGAGACCGGCTTTATGGGAGCCATGGCTTTAATCAGTCTGTATATCATTGTTGTGATGCGGGCTTTCACGGTAAGCATGAGAGCACCAGACAGGTTCGGCCGGATTCTGGCGGGAGGGATCGGGATAATCATTGCGATTGAAAGCCTGATCATTTTGGCGGGAGTAACGAAGCTTTTGCCTTTGACAGGAATACCTCTTCCCTGGGTCAGCTATGGGGGAAGCTCCATGCTGGTACACTTTTTGCTCTTGGGTATTCTGGCAAATATTTCGCGGCATACCGGCAGGAGAATTGCTGATGCGGCAAAGGGAAAGCAGGTTAAAGCGATATGA